From Cellulosimicrobium cellulans, the proteins below share one genomic window:
- a CDS encoding vWA domain-containing protein, whose amino-acid sequence MTLGGVTLQPLVPVWALALLVLPLLGLAVWQAVVAGRPGPDGAPRPGAPRAAWLRRAGAVVLLGIIGLAPSVASTDRDTSVANVDMFFVVDRTGSMAAEDYGPEGGQERLDGVRHDIRSLTEAIPGARYSIISFDSQASRQLPLTTDARAITSWADTFHREITRYSQGSLTDRPLDELRSALQGSAEQHPANVRLVFFLTDGEQTAEGEPRSFADLAPLVDGGAVLGYGTAEGGRMKEYDPDVEPEEAEYIIDWSQPSQDGEPVEALSVLDEESLTALADQLGVPYVHRQEPSETASLVAGVDPQQVAADGRRDVTAYRPVVWPFALALVALLGLEAWFWSRSASRSLVRPTTARASATGGPAPGPGAGEPGAHGDGDRSPSGTPTADRVEVRR is encoded by the coding sequence ATGACTCTCGGAGGAGTGACGCTGCAGCCGCTCGTGCCCGTGTGGGCGCTCGCGCTGCTCGTCCTGCCCCTGCTCGGCCTGGCCGTGTGGCAGGCGGTCGTGGCCGGACGCCCCGGGCCCGACGGCGCCCCGCGCCCGGGTGCCCCGCGCGCGGCCTGGCTGCGCCGCGCCGGAGCGGTGGTCCTGCTCGGGATCATCGGGCTCGCGCCGTCGGTCGCGTCGACGGACCGCGACACGTCGGTCGCGAACGTCGACATGTTCTTCGTCGTCGACCGCACCGGGTCCATGGCGGCCGAGGACTACGGGCCCGAGGGAGGCCAGGAGCGGCTCGACGGCGTGCGGCACGACATCAGGAGCCTCACCGAGGCGATCCCGGGCGCCCGGTACTCGATCATCTCGTTCGACTCGCAGGCCTCGCGCCAGCTCCCCCTGACGACCGACGCGCGCGCGATCACGTCGTGGGCGGACACGTTCCACCGCGAGATCACGCGGTACTCGCAGGGCTCGCTCACGGACCGGCCCCTCGACGAGCTGCGCTCCGCGCTCCAGGGGTCCGCCGAGCAGCACCCGGCGAACGTGCGCCTCGTCTTCTTCCTCACCGACGGCGAGCAGACGGCGGAGGGCGAGCCGCGGTCGTTCGCCGACCTGGCGCCGCTCGTCGACGGCGGCGCCGTGCTCGGCTACGGCACGGCCGAGGGCGGCCGCATGAAGGAGTACGACCCGGACGTCGAGCCCGAGGAGGCGGAGTACATCATCGACTGGTCGCAGCCGAGCCAGGACGGCGAGCCCGTGGAGGCGCTGTCCGTGCTCGACGAGGAGTCGCTCACCGCGCTCGCCGACCAGCTCGGCGTGCCCTACGTGCACCGGCAGGAGCCGTCGGAGACGGCGTCGCTCGTCGCGGGCGTCGACCCGCAGCAGGTCGCGGCGGACGGCCGGCGCGACGTCACGGCGTACCGCCCGGTCGTCTGGCCGTTCGCGCTCGCGCTCGTCGCGCTGCTCGGCCTCGAGGCGTGGTTCTGGTCGCGCTCGGCCAGCCGCTCGCTCGTGCGCCCGACGACGGCCCGGGCGTCGGCGACCGGCGGACCCGCGCCCGGCCCGGGCGCAGGGGAACCGGGGGCGCACGGCGACGGCGACCGGTCGCCGTCGGGCACCCCCACGGCGGACCGGGTGGAGGTGCGTCGATGA
- a CDS encoding vWA domain-containing protein, with the protein MPGPQGASILWPWLWVVLVAAVLAAGAVAWWLARHRRRRDADAGVLWVANSEYLARVPAFAAWVRRYRVLQGLTAAGLLVAVVGAGAVAARPVETDVVVDRLGTRDIVLCLDVSGSMIEYDGAVLKVFQELVDSFEGERIALSIFNSSSRTVFPLTDDYTLVQEELQGGIDALDKDPSTFDYTGGSDDAEILEYAQFTAGTTANLSGASLIGDGLASCALQFDAEDTERSRSIILATDNYVSGEPIYTLPQAADLVASRDITLHGIFGGSQRYEGTPEESEYRSTVEDGGGLYFLADDPAAVQGMVDDVVAQQAVELDASPEVIVTDRPAGWFLVAVLGVALLLVVAWRVKE; encoded by the coding sequence GTGCCCGGACCCCAGGGCGCGTCGATCCTGTGGCCGTGGCTGTGGGTCGTGCTCGTCGCCGCCGTCCTCGCCGCGGGCGCGGTCGCCTGGTGGCTCGCCCGGCACCGCCGGAGGCGTGACGCCGACGCCGGCGTGCTGTGGGTCGCGAACTCCGAGTACCTCGCGCGCGTGCCGGCGTTCGCCGCGTGGGTGCGGCGCTACCGCGTGCTGCAGGGGCTCACGGCGGCGGGGCTGCTCGTCGCGGTCGTCGGCGCCGGGGCGGTGGCGGCGCGCCCGGTCGAGACGGACGTCGTGGTCGACCGCCTCGGCACGCGCGACATCGTGCTGTGCCTGGACGTGTCGGGCTCGATGATCGAGTACGACGGCGCCGTGCTCAAGGTGTTCCAGGAGCTCGTGGACAGCTTCGAGGGCGAGCGGATCGCGCTGTCGATCTTCAACTCGTCGTCGCGCACGGTCTTCCCCCTCACGGACGACTACACGCTCGTGCAGGAGGAGCTCCAGGGCGGCATCGACGCGCTCGACAAGGACCCGTCCACCTTCGACTACACGGGCGGGTCGGACGACGCGGAGATCCTCGAGTACGCGCAGTTCACCGCCGGGACGACGGCGAACCTCTCCGGGGCGAGCCTCATCGGCGACGGGCTCGCGAGCTGCGCGCTCCAGTTCGACGCGGAGGACACCGAGCGCTCGCGCTCGATCATCCTCGCGACCGACAACTACGTGTCCGGCGAGCCGATCTACACGCTCCCCCAGGCGGCCGACCTCGTCGCGTCGCGCGACATCACGCTGCACGGGATCTTCGGCGGCTCGCAGCGCTACGAGGGCACCCCGGAGGAGAGCGAGTACCGCAGCACGGTCGAGGACGGCGGCGGCCTCTACTTCCTCGCCGACGACCCGGCCGCGGTGCAGGGCATGGTCGACGACGTCGTCGCGCAGCAGGCGGTCGAGCTCGACGCGTCGCCCGAGGTGATCGTCACGGACCGGCCCGCGGGCTGGTTCCTCGTCGCGGTCCTCGGCGTCGCGCTGCTGCTCGTCGTCGCGTGGCGGGTGAAGGAGTGA
- a CDS encoding DUF58 domain-containing protein, with protein MPDVSRLAQVRARLDLPVARRASGLLEGRHRSVFKGHGQDFDDLHLYAPGEDVGDIDWKSSARAGLPIIRRFVRESNLNLVLVVDTGRTMGATAPSGETKAEVASFCCALVAYLARDRGDRVALVAGDARRLVQLPPRASTQDLEVLLRTVEDLWRPDAPASDLGRPLDRARSAFRRRSLIVVVTDEARPEAEHEQLLRSLRVRHEVMVVQVADLSPVSAGVGPHATGEVADVDGTLRLPAFLRGRAALAEPAAQALAARRAEVAERLRALQVEGVLVEGSDDVVQRFVELLGRQKRARR; from the coding sequence GTGCCCGACGTCTCCCGTCTCGCCCAGGTCCGGGCCCGGCTCGACCTGCCGGTCGCGCGCCGGGCGTCCGGCCTGCTCGAGGGACGGCACCGGTCGGTCTTCAAGGGGCACGGCCAGGACTTCGACGACCTGCACCTGTACGCGCCCGGCGAGGACGTCGGCGACATCGACTGGAAGTCGTCCGCGCGCGCGGGGCTGCCGATCATCCGCCGGTTCGTGCGCGAGTCGAACCTCAACCTCGTGCTCGTGGTCGACACCGGGCGCACGATGGGCGCGACCGCCCCGAGCGGCGAGACCAAGGCGGAGGTCGCGAGCTTCTGCTGCGCGCTCGTCGCCTACCTCGCGCGCGACCGCGGCGACCGGGTCGCGCTCGTCGCGGGCGACGCCCGGCGGCTCGTCCAGCTCCCGCCCCGCGCGAGCACGCAGGACCTCGAGGTGCTGCTGCGCACGGTGGAGGACCTGTGGCGTCCCGACGCGCCCGCGAGCGACCTGGGTCGGCCGCTGGACCGCGCCCGGTCCGCGTTCCGACGCCGTTCGCTGATCGTGGTCGTGACGGACGAGGCGCGGCCCGAGGCCGAGCACGAGCAGCTCCTGCGGTCGCTGCGCGTGCGCCACGAGGTCATGGTCGTCCAGGTCGCGGACCTCTCGCCCGTGAGCGCGGGCGTCGGGCCGCACGCCACGGGCGAGGTCGCGGACGTCGACGGGACGCTGCGCCTGCCGGCGTTCCTGCGCGGCCGGGCCGCGCTCGCCGAGCCCGCCGCCCAGGCCCTCGCCGCGCGGCGGGCCGAGGTGGCGGAGCGGCTGCGCGCGCTCCAGGTCGAGGGCGTGCTCGTCGAGGGGTCGGACGACGTCGTGCAGCGGTTCGTCGAGCTCCTGGGGAGGCAGAAGCGTGCCCGTCGATGA
- a CDS encoding AAA family ATPase has protein sequence MAAGHGSISTQDLDRASHLLKRVGQVFDQRVVGQDALRTALVSSLLAGGHILLESVPGLAKTTAAQTLAAAVDGSFHRIQCTPDLMPNDIVGTQIFNYATGEFTTQLGPVHANVVLLDEINRSSAKTQSAMLEAMQEKQTSIGGENFALPDPFMVLATQNPIEEEGTYVLPEAQMDRFLMKEVLTYPTPPQELEILQRIATGQMTQPLTAQPISLDDVRFLRGLVDDVYVDDSIKRYVVDLINTTRLSGPRPIPGLDRHVRVGASPRGGIALMRVGQALAILAGRAYVIPDDIKAVRYSVLRHRLVRTFDALANNVPPEQLVDAVFDAVPTP, from the coding sequence ATGGCCGCAGGGCACGGCAGCATCTCGACGCAGGACCTCGACCGCGCGAGCCACCTGCTCAAGCGCGTCGGCCAGGTCTTCGACCAGCGCGTCGTCGGCCAGGACGCGCTGCGCACGGCGCTAGTCAGCTCCCTCCTCGCGGGCGGCCACATCCTGCTCGAGTCGGTGCCGGGGCTCGCCAAGACGACGGCGGCGCAGACGCTCGCGGCCGCGGTCGACGGCTCGTTCCACCGCATCCAGTGCACGCCGGACCTCATGCCGAACGACATCGTCGGCACGCAGATCTTCAACTACGCGACCGGCGAGTTCACGACCCAGCTCGGCCCCGTGCACGCCAACGTCGTGCTGCTCGACGAGATCAACCGCTCCTCGGCCAAGACGCAGTCGGCGATGCTCGAGGCGATGCAGGAGAAGCAGACGTCCATCGGCGGGGAGAACTTCGCGCTGCCCGACCCGTTCATGGTGCTCGCGACGCAGAACCCCATCGAGGAGGAGGGCACCTACGTGCTGCCCGAGGCCCAGATGGACCGCTTCCTCATGAAGGAGGTGCTCACCTACCCGACGCCGCCGCAGGAGCTCGAGATCCTGCAGCGCATCGCGACCGGGCAGATGACGCAGCCCCTCACCGCGCAGCCGATCTCGCTCGACGACGTCCGCTTCCTGCGCGGCCTCGTCGACGACGTGTACGTGGACGACTCGATCAAGCGGTACGTCGTCGACCTCATCAACACGACGCGGCTGTCCGGCCCGCGCCCGATCCCCGGGCTCGACCGCCACGTGCGCGTGGGCGCGTCGCCGCGCGGCGGCATCGCGCTCATGCGCGTGGGCCAGGCGCTCGCGATCCTCGCGGGCCGCGCGTACGTCATCCCGGACGACATCAAGGCCGTGCGCTACTCGGTCCTGCGGCACCGCCTCGTGCGCACGTTCGACGCGCTCGCCAACAACGTCCCGCCGGAGCAGCTCGTGGACGCCGTGTTCGACGCCGTCCCCACGCCCTGA
- a CDS encoding PPOX class F420-dependent oxidoreductase, with protein sequence MSHDAVGTTDTTTAGAPAPDAAPAPDRLGEPALLALLAARHQGVLATVKKNGRPQLSNVLYAWDPDAGVARVSVTADRAKTRNAARDPRVSLQVSAEDFWSYAVVEGDAELSAVALDPHDAAADELVETFRAASGSEHPDWEEFRRAMVADRRQVLRVRATRVYGMARLPRP encoded by the coding sequence ATGAGCCACGACGCCGTCGGGACGACCGACACCACCACCGCGGGAGCACCCGCCCCGGACGCCGCCCCCGCCCCCGACCGGCTCGGCGAGCCCGCGCTCCTCGCGCTCCTCGCCGCGCGCCACCAGGGCGTGCTCGCGACGGTCAAGAAGAACGGTCGCCCCCAGCTCTCCAACGTCCTCTACGCCTGGGACCCCGACGCCGGCGTCGCGCGCGTCTCGGTCACCGCGGACCGCGCCAAGACGCGCAACGCCGCGCGCGACCCACGCGTCTCGCTCCAGGTGAGCGCTGAGGACTTCTGGAGCTACGCCGTCGTCGAGGGCGACGCCGAGCTGAGCGCCGTCGCGCTGGACCCGCACGACGCCGCCGCCGACGAGCTCGTCGAGACGTTCCGGGCCGCCTCCGGGAGCGAGCACCCCGACTGGGAGGAGTTCCGGCGCGCGATGGTCGCCGACCGCCGCCAGGTGCTGCGGGTGCGCGCGACGCGGGTCTACGGGATGGCCCGGCTGCCCCGGCCCTGA
- a CDS encoding cytochrome c oxidase assembly protein, giving the protein MTTTALRRAPSDARPANPWWLVLAGPFAVVVAVVAVLAAGAFSAAFTVPAGFPDPGALARLGTPVVTVLTELAVALTLGSLVLAACVLPAGTPVRKALGVAGAAAATWAVLSVVQVVLRYSSISSTPITGPTFGDQLGLFVSQVSLGRNYLAIIVVAALTSAAALAVRGATGAMWTAALALVAIAMQANTGHAAGAVSHELAVSSMFLHLAGAALWVGGLGTLAVVRVRGGLGRADFASSVARYSAIALWCYVAVAVSGIANASLRVDTLAGLTTDYGILLLTKLALLLVLGAVGFAHRELVVRRLSGPTAVARPGAGGASSKGSSKPAAKVSSNGLSSKAATSSPTGAKGAAAEGTRWLFWRLVAVELAIMGAVSGVAVALGSTAPPVPQEEPLDTSAAYQVTGHALPPEPTLARWFTEWRWDLLPAFACVAALVVYLRWVRRLAKRGDSWSVGRTVSWCVGILILFWVTSGGPAMYGHVLFSAHMVQHMILAMVVPIFLVLAAPVTLLLRAVPPRKDGSRGPREWVLAIVTSRVGQFFANPIVAAVNFAGSMIVFYYTPAFEYALTTYAGHLAMLAHFTLAGYLFANALVGIDPGPHRPPYPQRLLLLFATMAFHAFFGVALTSGEVLLVPEWFGLLGREWGPSAIADQQRGGGVAWGIGELPTLILAIVVAVMWTRSDEREARRSDRQADRDGDAELQEYNAMLAEMSKRDD; this is encoded by the coding sequence GTGACCACGACTGCCCTGCGCCGCGCGCCGTCGGACGCCCGACCCGCGAACCCGTGGTGGCTCGTCCTCGCCGGACCGTTCGCCGTCGTCGTCGCGGTCGTCGCGGTGCTCGCCGCCGGCGCGTTCTCGGCCGCGTTCACCGTCCCGGCCGGCTTCCCCGACCCCGGCGCGCTCGCGCGCCTCGGCACGCCCGTCGTCACGGTCCTCACCGAGCTCGCCGTCGCGCTGACGCTCGGCTCGCTCGTCCTCGCGGCGTGCGTGCTGCCCGCCGGGACGCCGGTGCGCAAGGCGCTCGGGGTCGCGGGCGCGGCGGCGGCGACGTGGGCCGTGCTGTCGGTCGTGCAGGTCGTGCTGCGCTACTCCTCGATCTCGAGCACGCCGATCACGGGCCCGACGTTCGGCGACCAGCTCGGCCTCTTCGTCTCGCAGGTCAGCCTGGGCCGCAACTACCTCGCGATCATCGTCGTCGCGGCGCTGACGTCCGCGGCCGCGCTCGCGGTGCGCGGTGCCACGGGCGCGATGTGGACGGCTGCCCTCGCGCTCGTCGCGATCGCGATGCAGGCGAACACGGGCCACGCCGCGGGCGCCGTGAGCCACGAGCTCGCCGTCTCCTCGATGTTCCTCCACCTGGCCGGGGCGGCGCTGTGGGTCGGCGGCCTGGGGACGCTCGCCGTCGTGCGCGTGCGCGGCGGGCTGGGACGCGCCGACTTCGCGTCGTCGGTCGCGCGGTACTCCGCGATCGCGCTGTGGTGCTACGTCGCCGTCGCCGTCTCCGGCATCGCGAACGCGAGCCTGCGCGTCGACACGCTCGCGGGCCTGACCACCGACTACGGCATCCTCCTGCTCACCAAGCTCGCCCTGCTGCTGGTCCTCGGTGCCGTCGGGTTCGCGCACCGCGAGCTCGTCGTGCGGCGGCTCTCCGGCCCGACGGCGGTCGCGCGGCCGGGCGCCGGCGGTGCGTCGTCGAAGGGTTCCTCGAAGCCCGCGGCGAAGGTCTCGTCGAACGGCTTGTCGAGCAAGGCGGCGACGTCGTCGCCCACGGGCGCGAAGGGCGCCGCCGCCGAGGGTACGCGCTGGCTGTTCTGGCGCCTCGTCGCGGTCGAGCTCGCGATCATGGGCGCGGTGTCCGGGGTCGCCGTCGCGCTCGGGTCGACCGCGCCGCCGGTGCCGCAGGAGGAGCCGCTCGACACCTCCGCCGCGTATCAGGTGACCGGGCACGCGCTGCCGCCCGAGCCGACGCTCGCGCGCTGGTTCACCGAGTGGCGCTGGGACCTGCTGCCCGCGTTCGCGTGCGTCGCGGCGCTCGTCGTCTACCTGCGCTGGGTGCGCCGCCTCGCGAAGCGCGGCGACTCGTGGTCCGTAGGGCGCACCGTGTCCTGGTGCGTCGGGATCCTCATCCTCTTCTGGGTGACCTCGGGCGGACCGGCCATGTACGGCCACGTGCTGTTCAGCGCGCACATGGTCCAGCACATGATCCTCGCGATGGTCGTGCCGATCTTCCTCGTGCTCGCAGCGCCCGTGACGCTGCTCCTGCGCGCCGTGCCGCCGCGCAAGGACGGGTCGCGCGGGCCGCGCGAGTGGGTGCTCGCGATCGTGACGTCGCGCGTGGGCCAGTTCTTCGCCAACCCGATCGTCGCCGCGGTGAACTTCGCCGGCTCGATGATCGTCTTCTACTACACGCCCGCGTTCGAGTACGCCCTGACGACGTACGCCGGGCACCTCGCGATGCTCGCGCACTTCACGCTCGCGGGGTACCTGTTCGCCAACGCGCTCGTCGGGATCGACCCCGGACCGCACCGCCCGCCCTACCCGCAGCGGCTGCTCCTGCTCTTCGCGACCATGGCGTTCCACGCGTTCTTCGGCGTCGCGCTGACGTCGGGCGAGGTGCTGCTCGTGCCGGAGTGGTTCGGTCTGCTCGGCCGCGAGTGGGGCCCGAGCGCGATCGCCGACCAGCAGCGCGGCGGCGGCGTGGCCTGGGGCATCGGCGAGCTCCCGACGCTGATCCTCGCGATCGTCGTCGCGGTCATGTGGACGCGCTCCGACGAGCGCGAGGCCCGGCGGAGCGACCGCCAGGCCGACCGCGACGGCGACGCCGAGCTCCAGGAGTACAACGCCATGCTCGCCGAGATGTCGAAGCGCGACGACTGA
- a CDS encoding type IV toxin-antitoxin system AbiEi family antitoxin domain-containing protein, whose amino-acid sequence MRTLTTVPTELLVLAEHQAGLVSASQCDAHGVNANRRSRLVDQGRWRRPTRGVFEAMPGLVAPSDPRVHDHLRLRAAWLALLAYGPEAIAVGPCALVLLGVQGISTRVVPQATLPGARGALPRDGIRLRQFDDGMTVVQVAGRFVASPDWALAQAVPEMGRRRAVAAMDSAGHLGLLDADGLARAHDLARGRRGVARTHAWWAESDARSESPLETFARLECADVGLAPDDLQVDVVDDGTFVGRGDLGWRLPRGRWLIGEMDGTDVHGSPDALLRDRSRQNALVSHGGVEVLRFTGRDLMQPGTSRPGRMTTSLRRHLARARGSALSNTGLLS is encoded by the coding sequence GTGCGCACACTGACCACCGTCCCGACCGAGCTCCTCGTCCTCGCCGAGCATCAGGCGGGGCTCGTCTCCGCCTCCCAGTGCGACGCGCACGGGGTGAACGCGAACCGCCGCTCACGACTCGTCGACCAGGGCCGCTGGCGCCGACCCACGCGAGGGGTGTTCGAGGCGATGCCGGGGCTGGTCGCGCCATCGGACCCCCGGGTGCACGACCACCTTCGGCTCCGGGCCGCCTGGCTCGCGCTCCTCGCGTACGGACCCGAGGCGATCGCCGTCGGCCCGTGCGCGCTCGTCCTTCTCGGTGTCCAGGGGATCAGCACGCGCGTCGTGCCGCAGGCGACGCTCCCCGGGGCGCGGGGAGCGCTGCCGCGCGACGGGATCCGGCTGCGCCAGTTCGACGACGGGATGACCGTCGTCCAGGTCGCCGGCCGATTCGTCGCGAGCCCCGACTGGGCGCTGGCCCAGGCGGTCCCGGAGATGGGCCGGCGACGTGCCGTCGCGGCGATGGACAGCGCCGGCCACCTCGGGCTCCTCGACGCCGACGGCCTGGCTCGCGCCCACGACCTCGCCCGGGGGCGGCGGGGTGTCGCGCGGACGCACGCCTGGTGGGCCGAGTCGGACGCGCGGTCCGAGTCACCGCTCGAGACGTTCGCTCGCCTGGAGTGCGCGGACGTCGGGCTGGCACCCGACGACCTCCAGGTCGACGTGGTCGACGACGGCACGTTCGTCGGGCGCGGAGATCTCGGGTGGCGGCTGCCCCGGGGGCGGTGGCTGATCGGCGAGATGGACGGGACGGACGTCCACGGCTCGCCCGACGCGCTCCTGCGCGACCGCTCGCGTCAGAACGCGCTCGTGAGCCACGGCGGGGTGGAGGTTCTTCGCTTCACCGGTCGGGACCTGATGCAGCCCGGGACGAGCCGGCCGGGTCGCATGACGACGTCGCTGCGTCGCCACCTCGCACGAGCACGAGGCTCCGCGCTGTCGAACACGGGGTTGCTGTCGTGA
- a CDS encoding S9 family peptidase, with translation MSNDAATPGISGPSETPFHDLDHYLAIPRVGGLALSPDGARLVTTVQTLDPQRTGYRTALWEVDPAGEAPARRLTRSTKGESSATFTGAGDVLFTSARPDPDGGSDDDPKAALWLLPAGGGEARVVATAPAGVSGPLAATDAPVVSVAASVLPSARDLAHDAELRSARKDAKVAAILHSAYPVRQWDHDRGPDEAHRFVGDLTALVDEPAHPLPDPAGSSAEDAGREAAAHDPRLLDLHDVTRGVGQGSAPGRALHDHSADLSADGTTLVTTWQVAGPGPQVRNTLVAIDTATGARRTLVDEPSAEAHWPRISPDGAWVAFVRETISTPHQAPEESLAVVPLHAPDGPAGVSTADVPAVHDDSATTRAENHATPRTLVPHWDRWPTSLRWLPDGSGLLVTADDDGRGPVFLVAFSPDGATENGTAERVTSADAVFTDVQVAPDGRTAYALRTSYLEPSHPVRIDVGAFLGSGEAGGRTPVPATPLRGPVATPDLPGTLVDVETAAADDVRVRGWLALPHGASAENPAPLLLWIHGGPLGSWNAWSWRWNPWLMVARGYAVLLPDPALSTGYGQDFVQRGWGAWGKAPYTDLLAITDAVEARPEVDASRTAAMGGSFGGYMANWVAGHTDRFRAIVTHASLWALDQFGPTTDHAYYWAREMTPEMALDNSPHRFVGDIVTPMLVIHGDKDYRVPIGEGLRLWYELLESSGLPAGADGETIHRFLFYPDENHWVLQPQHAKVWYQVVHAFLAEHVLGATPGEGDAELPTTLG, from the coding sequence GTGAGTAACGACGCCGCCACGCCCGGTATCTCCGGCCCCTCCGAGACCCCGTTCCACGATCTCGACCACTACCTCGCGATCCCTCGGGTCGGGGGGCTCGCGCTCTCGCCCGACGGGGCGCGCCTGGTCACGACCGTGCAGACGCTCGACCCGCAGCGCACCGGGTACCGGACCGCGCTGTGGGAGGTCGACCCGGCGGGGGAGGCCCCGGCGCGTCGGCTCACGCGCAGCACCAAGGGGGAGTCGAGCGCGACGTTCACGGGGGCGGGTGACGTCCTGTTCACGTCGGCACGGCCCGACCCGGACGGCGGGTCCGACGACGACCCGAAGGCCGCGCTGTGGCTGCTCCCGGCCGGGGGCGGCGAGGCGCGCGTCGTCGCAACGGCGCCCGCGGGCGTGAGCGGCCCGCTCGCCGCGACGGACGCGCCGGTGGTCTCGGTCGCGGCGTCGGTGCTGCCGAGCGCGCGCGACCTCGCGCACGACGCCGAGCTCCGGTCCGCGCGCAAGGACGCCAAGGTCGCGGCGATCCTGCACAGCGCGTACCCGGTGCGCCAGTGGGACCACGACCGCGGCCCGGACGAGGCGCACCGGTTCGTCGGCGACCTCACGGCGCTCGTGGACGAGCCCGCGCACCCGCTCCCGGACCCGGCCGGGTCCTCCGCCGAGGATGCCGGACGGGAGGCAGCCGCCCACGACCCCCGGCTCCTCGACCTGCACGACGTGACCCGCGGCGTCGGGCAGGGGAGCGCCCCGGGCCGTGCGCTGCACGACCACTCCGCGGACCTGTCCGCCGACGGCACGACCCTCGTCACGACCTGGCAGGTCGCCGGCCCCGGGCCGCAGGTGCGCAACACGCTCGTCGCGATCGACACCGCGACGGGCGCACGGCGCACGCTCGTCGACGAGCCGAGCGCGGAGGCGCACTGGCCGCGCATCTCGCCCGACGGCGCGTGGGTCGCGTTCGTGCGCGAGACGATCTCGACGCCGCACCAGGCGCCGGAGGAGAGCCTCGCCGTCGTGCCGCTGCACGCGCCGGACGGGCCGGCCGGGGTGTCGACCGCGGACGTCCCCGCCGTGCACGACGACTCCGCGACGACGCGCGCCGAGAACCACGCGACCCCGCGCACGCTCGTGCCGCACTGGGACCGCTGGCCGACGTCGCTGCGCTGGCTCCCCGACGGCTCGGGCCTGCTCGTCACGGCCGACGACGACGGCCGCGGGCCGGTCTTCCTCGTCGCCTTCTCCCCGGACGGCGCGACGGAGAACGGCACCGCCGAGCGCGTGACGAGCGCCGACGCCGTCTTCACGGACGTGCAGGTCGCGCCCGACGGACGCACGGCCTACGCGCTGCGCACGAGCTACCTCGAGCCGTCGCACCCGGTGCGCATCGACGTCGGGGCGTTCCTCGGCTCCGGCGAGGCGGGCGGCCGCACCCCGGTGCCCGCGACGCCGCTGCGCGGCCCGGTCGCGACGCCCGACCTCCCGGGCACGCTCGTCGACGTCGAGACCGCCGCGGCGGACGACGTGCGCGTGCGCGGCTGGCTCGCCCTGCCGCACGGTGCGTCGGCGGAGAACCCGGCGCCGCTGCTGCTGTGGATCCACGGCGGCCCGCTCGGGTCGTGGAACGCGTGGAGCTGGCGCTGGAACCCGTGGCTGATGGTCGCGCGCGGGTACGCGGTGCTGCTGCCGGACCCGGCGCTGTCGACGGGGTACGGGCAGGACTTCGTGCAGCGCGGGTGGGGCGCGTGGGGCAAGGCCCCGTACACCGACCTGCTCGCGATCACCGACGCGGTGGAGGCGCGTCCGGAGGTCGACGCGTCGCGCACGGCCGCGATGGGCGGGTCGTTCGGCGGGTACATGGCCAACTGGGTCGCGGGCCACACGGACCGCTTCCGCGCGATCGTCACGCACGCGAGCCTGTGGGCGCTGGACCAGTTCGGCCCGACGACGGACCACGCGTACTACTGGGCGCGCGAGATGACGCCGGAGATGGCGCTCGACAACAGCCCGCACCGGTTCGTGGGCGACATCGTGACCCCGATGCTCGTGATCCACGGCGACAAGGACTACCGCGTCCCGATCGGCGAGGGGCTGCGGCTCTGGTACGAGCTGCTCGAGTCGTCGGGCCTGCCCGCCGGGGCCGACGGCGAGACGATCCACCGGTTCCTGTTCTACCCGGACGAGAACCACTGGGTCCTCCAGCCGCAGCACGCGAAGGTCTGGTACCAGGTGGTGCATGCGTTCCTCGCCGAGCACGTGCTCGGTGCCACGCCGGGCGAGGGCGACGCCGAGCTGCCGACGACGCTCGGCTGA